TAATTCCTCCCATATAACATGTAATTTTTTACTCCGAAACATTATATAGGAAAATCAAGCCCATAATAAAGGAAAACTTTACTTACGCGATTGAACGCGATACCCTAACATTAATGGTATGACAACCGTCTTCGGGTGAAGAAAGGAATGAACAGGATGAACGAACGATTGCAAAGTTTGCAACAATCCATGAATACACAAGGCTGGGATCATGTCCTTGTGACAGACCCCAAGCATGTTTACTATTTGACGGGATTTGCGAGTGATCCCCATGAGCGTTTTCTGGGCCTGCTCCTCTCCTCAGCGAATAATCCGGTGCTGATTGTGCCCGCATTGGATGCAGACGCAGCCGCGGCCGCTGCAACGGTTAAGCATATTGTCACGCATCAGGATACCGATAATCCATATCTCTTGCTGAAGCAGCAGTTTCAAGGCGCAGCCGGTACGCTGGCCGTTGAGAAGGATCAGCTCACCGTATCCCGTTATGAACAGCTGCAGCAGCATGTGAACGCGAACCGGATCGAGGATGTTGGAGCTGTACTCCGGGAGCTCCGAATTCGAAAGTCGGCCGATGAAGTGAAGATCATCAAACATGCAGTGAGACTGGTTGAAGATGTGCTGACGCAAGGCCTGGCCCATGTAAAAATCGGCGTCACCGAGATTGAGGTTGTGGCAGAGCTGGAGTACTTAATGAAAAAAATGGGTGCGGATGCTCCGTCCTTCGCCACAATGGTATTATCCGGCCCCAATACCGCCTTGCCTCACGGTGTTCCCGGTACGCGCCGGATTGAAGCAGGAGATCTGCTCATGTTCGATTTGGGAGTGTATGCGGGTGGTTATGCTTCGGATATTACCCGTACCTTTGCCGTAGGCGAGCTGAAGCCTGAAGCCGTCAACATCTATGATACGGTTCTTGCAGCGAACCTGGCCGGTATTCAGGCCGTAAAACCCGGCGTAACCTATGGCTCGATTGACCAAGCAGCTCGCAAAGTGATTGATGACGCAGGATACGGACAGGCATTTGTACATCGCTTGGGTCACGGGCTTGGCATGGATGTCCACGAATATCCATCCATCCACGGTTTGAACCAGGATATTTTGCAGCCTGGGGCGGTATTCACGATCGAGCCCGGCATTTATCTGCAAGGCGTAGGCGGCGTACGAATCGAGGACGATGTGATCGTAACCGAGGATGGCGTCGAGGTGCTCACCTCCTTCCCGAAAGAACTGACCATCATCGGATAAGCAATTTTCAGCAGGAGAAAAAAAGCCCGGATTACCGTTTCACTCACGGTATTCGGGCTTTCTCTATGTACCAGAAAAGAGCCATCCGGCAGAAACAATGCCTGCGCAAGATGGCTCTCATGGATACGTTCTTATGCCTGAACCATATCCAGTTCAATATTGTCGTCGTTGTACACGTCTTTGTCCACTTCATTCATGACTTT
Above is a window of Paenibacillus sp. FSL K6-1330 DNA encoding:
- a CDS encoding Xaa-Pro peptidase family protein, giving the protein MNERLQSLQQSMNTQGWDHVLVTDPKHVYYLTGFASDPHERFLGLLLSSANNPVLIVPALDADAAAAAATVKHIVTHQDTDNPYLLLKQQFQGAAGTLAVEKDQLTVSRYEQLQQHVNANRIEDVGAVLRELRIRKSADEVKIIKHAVRLVEDVLTQGLAHVKIGVTEIEVVAELEYLMKKMGADAPSFATMVLSGPNTALPHGVPGTRRIEAGDLLMFDLGVYAGGYASDITRTFAVGELKPEAVNIYDTVLAANLAGIQAVKPGVTYGSIDQAARKVIDDAGYGQAFVHRLGHGLGMDVHEYPSIHGLNQDILQPGAVFTIEPGIYLQGVGGVRIEDDVIVTEDGVEVLTSFPKELTIIG